The stretch of DNA TCGCCCAGCGTGGCCGCGGCGCCGCCGCCGGCCAGGCCCGTGCCCACGACGATGATCCGGAACTTGCGCCGGTTGCCGCCCGGGGCCACCAGCTTGTTGTCGATCATGTGCTTGTCCCACTTGTCGGCGAGCGGTCCGCCGGGGATCTTGGCATCGAGGATCTTGCTCATGCTAGTGACCTCCCGTCATCGTCGAGCTGGCATTGGGGTCACCCGAGAGGAACAGGTAGATGGGGATGATGATGAAGCCGACCGCGAGCACCACGGCGAAGACCCGGGCGACGTTGACCAGCACCGGCAGGTACTTGTCGTTGGCCCAGCCCAGGGACTGGAAGGCGCTCCAGAAGCCGTGGCGCAGGTGCAGGCCCAGCAGGATCATCGCCACGACGGTGAAGATCGTGAAGCCCGGGCCCTTGAACACGGTGACGACCGTCTTGTAGAGGTCCTTGACCCCGCCCTTGGTCATCTCGTGGGGGTTGCCCGCGTTGAACTTGAACAGGAAGATGTGGGCGATCACGAAGATGATCAGGATCGCGCCCGTGTAGATCATCGACCGCGAGGCGAGGGTCTTGCGGCTCTTGCCGCCCGCGTCCTTGGCGTACTTGTAGCCCTGCTGCCGCGCCTTCTTCTTGTCGGTCCAGGCCACGGTGACGGCGCTGACCATGTGGAAGACGAACACCACGAACAGGAAGATCTCGAAGGCGTAGATCAGCCACCCGTGGGCGACCGTCTCGAGAAAGTGGGCGTACTCGTTGAACGCGTGGGGGCCGATGAAGAGGGTGAGATTACCGATCAGATGCACCACGACGAAGCCCATCAACGCGAACCCCGTCAGGCCGGTAATCACCTTCTTTCCCACCGACGACCAGAGGGCAGAACCGAAGGAGGTCATGAATCCGCACTCCCGGAAAGTAGGATGAGGGCTGTTCGGGTGGACAACGCATTAGAACATATACCAGCCGGCCGGGCAGCACAATTTCTAACAGGTGCCAAGTCGATATAATTTGCAGTTTTAAATGATTCTCATGTTCAGGCGGAGGGAGATGAGGGCGAGGCCGGCGGATCGGGCGAACCGCCGGCCCATCGGCTCAGGCGGCCGTCTCCACGGTGCGCGGCCGCTCGGCCGCGGGAACGTCGGCGTTGAGGGCGCCGGCCCGGGGGCGTCGGGTCACGTTCCGCCCCAGCAGCAGATCGCCCAGCCGGTTCGATGCGCCGTCCCAGAAGCCGCAGGCGGCCACGGGGTCGGCGGGATTCTCGAAGGTCCCGAAGACGATGTCCCACAGGGGCAGGTCGCTGTAGTTGTTCCGATGGTACCCGCGGCCGTGGTGCACGCTGTGGCTCTCGGGGCGCTGGATCACATAGCCGAGCCAGCGCGGAGTGCGGATGTTGGCGTGCTGGAACGCCGCGTTGAAGACGAGGAAGGCCCCCCCGACCGCCCCGGCGGCCGGCGTCAGGCCCAGCAGCGGGAAGAAGACCAGGCTGCCCAGGGTCGTGAACATGAAGGTGTCGATGGGATGGATGTAGTAGGCGCCCCATGCGTCGTTCGCTTCGGCGGCATGGTGCATCTGGTGCCAGCGCCGGAAGGGGCTGCGGGAGTTGTGGGCCAGGCGGTGGTACCAGTAGTGGAGGAACTCGTACACGACGATCCCGACGGCGGCCCCGGCCCAGGTCCCGAGGAAGGCCAGATCCAGGACGGTCCTCTCGCCGACCAGACCGGCCCAGGCGACGGCGATCTGCACCGACAGGAAGAACGTGCCGACCGACACCGCGAGGGCCAGGGGGCGCCAGAAGCGGGGGCGGGAGAATTCGCGGCGGCGGTAGAAGAGGTCGAGGACGATGAAGGCCGGGACGGCGCCCAGGCTGATCAGGTTGGCGACGGTCATGAGCATGATGGGGCTCCTTGGTTCGGGCGGCTGTTTTAAACCGACTGATTAGTATAAGAAACTACGTAGGGAACCGGATTGGGCTACTAGAAAAATGGAGAATTTTGCTCGCGACAGCTCAACTAATTGATTTATATTTACTTAAGAATTGATTTTTTTCACCGGAATGGTTGCTCTTGTACCGACCGGAAGGTATAATATATCCAGCAGGAGGTGAAAGATGACCCCCCGTCCGCGTGGCAAGACCCGGGAACGCATCCTCGACGAAGCCGAGGCGCTGATCATGGCCAACGGCTTCGCCGGCACGTCGATCGACGCCGTGATCGGAGCCGTCGGCATCACCAAGGGAGCGTTCTTCTACCACTTCAAGACCAAGAGCGACATGGCCCGCGCCCTCGTCGACCGCTACCAGGTGGCCGACGCCGCCATCCTCGAGCGCTTCCTGGCCACGTCGGCGAAGCTGTCGTCCGATCCGGTCCAGCGCCTGCTCGTCTTCACGGCCCTGTGCGTCGAGATGGCCGAACAGATGGAAGACCCCACGCCGGGCTGCCTCTTCGGCTCGTTCTGCTACGAGAGCGGCCAGTTCGGCGACGACGTGCTGGCGATCCTCGATGAGGCGATCCTGTCCTGGCGGCGAGCCGTGGCCGAGCTGGTGCGGGAGGCCGTGGCGGCCGAGGCGCCGGTGCGCGAGGTCGATCCGGAGAGCCTGGCCGACCTGGTGACCGTGATCTTCGAGGGGGCGTTCGTGGTCGCGCGCACCCTCCGGGAGCCCGGTGTCTTCGCCGACCAGTTGCGCCACCTGCGGACCTACGTCGAGTTGCTCTGGGGGCGCTGAGGGGGTTGCCGGAGAAGGGGCGGGAGCCATATCATGATGCGGGGGGCCGTCACCCGCCGTGACGGATGTCACCGCTCATCTTGGGGGAAAACCATGCTGCGCTCCGCCTCGCTCCTGCTCGTCCTTCTCGTCCTGCTCGTCCTGCTCGTTTCCGCCACCGCCGAAGCCCAGACCGGCATCCCGGACCTGAACCAGTCCACCCTCGAGCGCGACGACGCCGGCCCGTCCGCGCTGTCGATCATGGTCGTGCCCGACGGTTCGGGTCCGCCCCTGACCCAGGCCGTGCGGCCCGACGGCACCATCGCCAGCGCGGGCTTGACGGCCACGGTCCGCGACGGGGCGAATTTTCCGGTGGCCAACTTCCCCTTCGAGGACCTCTGGCTCGAGTCGTTCGACGGCGACCTCGCCCCGTGCATCGGCGGCACCACGGCCGATGCCAACACCGACAT from bacterium encodes:
- a CDS encoding succinate dehydrogenase cytochrome b subunit; translated protein: MTSFGSALWSSVGKKVITGLTGFALMGFVVVHLIGNLTLFIGPHAFNEYAHFLETVAHGWLIYAFEIFLFVVFVFHMVSAVTVAWTDKKKARQQGYKYAKDAGGKSRKTLASRSMIYTGAILIIFVIAHIFLFKFNAGNPHEMTKGGVKDLYKTVVTVFKGPGFTIFTVVAMILLGLHLRHGFWSAFQSLGWANDKYLPVLVNVARVFAVVLAVGFIIIPIYLFLSGDPNASSTMTGGH
- a CDS encoding sterol desaturase family protein — encoded protein: MLMTVANLISLGAVPAFIVLDLFYRRREFSRPRFWRPLALAVSVGTFFLSVQIAVAWAGLVGERTVLDLAFLGTWAGAAVGIVVYEFLHYWYHRLAHNSRSPFRRWHQMHHAAEANDAWGAYYIHPIDTFMFTTLGSLVFFPLLGLTPAAGAVGGAFLVFNAAFQHANIRTPRWLGYVIQRPESHSVHHGRGYHRNNYSDLPLWDIVFGTFENPADPVAACGFWDGASNRLGDLLLGRNVTRRPRAGALNADVPAAERPRTVETAA
- a CDS encoding TetR/AcrR family transcriptional regulator — protein: MTPRPRGKTRERILDEAEALIMANGFAGTSIDAVIGAVGITKGAFFYHFKTKSDMARALVDRYQVADAAILERFLATSAKLSSDPVQRLLVFTALCVEMAEQMEDPTPGCLFGSFCYESGQFGDDVLAILDEAILSWRRAVAELVREAVAAEAPVREVDPESLADLVTVIFEGAFVVARTLREPGVFADQLRHLRTYVELLWGR